From the Carnobacterium maltaromaticum DSM 20342 genome, the window TTGACTCTTCTTCAGCACTTAGAAAAAGAAAAGGTAGAATTCATTTCGTTGAAAGAAAATATGGATACTTCTACGCCTACCGGAAAAGCAATGCTCCAGATGATGAGTGTGATTGCTGAATTAGAGAGGAATTTATTAGCCGAGCGTGTAAAAGAAGGAATAACTGCAAGCAGGAGACGTGGCGTAAATATTGGAAGACCAAAAATTCCTCAAGAAAAATTGAATTTAGCAATGAGAATGTATGACAGTGGAGATTATTCGATTAAAGAAATTCTTGAATCTACCACTATTTCTCAAGGAACGCTTTATCGAGAAATAAATAAAATGAAATTGAAAAAAATAGAAGATATAAAAAACGAAAGCTAAGTTGTTAATCCAACCTAGCTTTCGTTTTTATACCGCAACTTTTCGTAAAGATGTTCCATTGACCCCATTATGGCGGATATGGGTGCGACTCTTTTAGTCACGTTAAATGGCTTACGATTAATGAAAGTGAAAGATTAATTCAACCTTAGAGAAAAATGAAATAGAGTAAGCTATGGTGAACGGGAATCATCCAATAAAAGGTTTTAGGAAAATCACTAAAGCCAATGTAATTAGCACATGTAAAACAGGCATTCAAAAAACCGACTAGACAGATACCGCTATTGTCTAGTTGGTTTTTTGAATTATTCTGAAAGCATTCCTTATTGTACAAAATAACATGTGAGATCAAAGGAAATCTCCTTATCGATACAAATTCCCCGTTGGCGCTCGGGACCCCTAAAGGAAAAAAATAGGACCGAGAAAAAAGAAATTTGTATCAAAATGGAAATTTTTAGTAATATTTATATGACATTCATTTTTCTGATTTTTACACTGACTATTTATATTTATAAATCAAGATAGATACTACATATAGTGTTTTATTTGGTTTAATTACATTAAATTCACAACATATACCTTTTAAAACTTTATTTTAGATTGGATTTGTGTTAGAATATATGAGAACTTTAATTTGTTTTATTAAAAATGTTTTTGATATATATTTAAATGAAAATGGAGGGCATTAAATGGAGAAGATAAAGAAACAACTGGATAAAATTTTAGAAAAGGTTGAGTTAACAAAAACTCAACGAGATAGA encodes:
- a CDS encoding recombinase family protein, encoding MIIGYARVSKDEQHLDRQLDQLKKYGVEKIIKEKYTGTKKSRPGIEELLKIIRTNDTVVVESISRLGRNTLDILTLLQHLEKEKVEFISLKENMDTSTPTGKAMLQMMSVIAELERNLLAERVKEGITASRRRGVNIGRPKIPQEKLNLAMRMYDSGDYSIKEILESTTISQGTLYREINKMKLKKIEDIKNES